Proteins encoded in a region of the Vicia villosa cultivar HV-30 ecotype Madison, WI linkage group LG5, Vvil1.0, whole genome shotgun sequence genome:
- the LOC131604897 gene encoding uncharacterized protein LOC131604897 has product MVNRDQNADEVTHRVRQDNMVAENNLTTMIERIMAQNGMNTGLRSPNYTSPLADSILQTELPRGCKIPKFTKFSGDTSESTVKHIAMYLTEAGDLANRENLRIKYFPSSLTKNEFTWFTTLPPNSIDTWPYLERLFHEQFYMGRTKISLKELAEKARANKSYKKERVAYVEAEDEEFETFNDSYSFEEVEVDLAELKEAPPYSCKMLTPSNGKNPVEVEKNDKFPKKHAPSMDLIQNAIKDGRLKFADKAKSHMKVDVDPFHVADTNYTEPVEINMVDMVEVGENEAKKLEVVSTGKQATKSLPNNIAFNTDVEGFSAEKFEPKTIEGLVGKMNEATEGLRMKFEKVRISKIPALGVNMVDLNLPAPEMGEL; this is encoded by the exons ATGGTTAATAGAGATCAAAATGCAGATGAAGTAACCCATAGGGTTAGACAAGATAACATGGTGGCTGAAAATAACTTAACTACCATGATCGAAAGAATCATGGCCCAGAATGGTATGAACACAGGGCTTCGAAGCCCAAATTATACATCTCCTTTAGCAGACTCTATCTTACAAACTGAATTGCCAAGGGGTTGTAAAATCcctaaatttacaaaattttcaggggatactagtgaatcaACTGTCAAACACATAGCCATGTATTTAACTGAGGCAGGGGATTTGGCGAACAGGGAAAACTTGAGGATAAAATATTTTCCTAGTTCGTTAACAAAGAATGAATTTACatggttcactactttgccaccaaattctatAGATACATGGCCTTATTTAGAAAGATTATTCCATGAGCAATTTTACATGGGGCGGACTAAGATAAGTcttaaagaattg gctgaaaaggccagagcaaataagagTTATAAAAAAGAAAGGGTGGCTTATGTCGAAGCCGAAGATGAAGAATTCGAAACCTTCAATGATTCCTATAGTTTTGAGGAAGTTGAAGTAGatttggctgaattaaaagaggcacctcCATACTCTTGTAAAATGCTCACACCTTCGAATGGCAAGAACCCTGTCGAAGTAGAAAAGAATGATAAATTTCCCAAGAAACATGCACCTTCGat ggatctcaTTCAGAATGCTAttaaggatggacgtttgaagttcGCTGACAAAGCGAAAAGCCATATGAAGGTTGATGTTGATCCCTTTCATGTTGCAGATACCAACTATACTGAACCTGTGGAGATCAACATGGTGGACATGGTCGAAGTTGGAGAAAATGAAGCCAAGAAATTGGAAGTTGTCTCAACAGGAAAGCAGGCTACTAAAAGCCTACCTAACAACATTGCCTTCAACACTGATGTCGAAGGTTTTTCTGCAGAAAAGTTTGAACCAAAGACTATTGAAGGCCTTGTGGGAAAGATGAATGAGGCTACTGAAGGCCTCAGAATGAAGTTTGAGAAAGTGAGGATTTCTAAAATTCCTGCCTTAGGAGTTAACATGGTAGACCTGAACCTACCAGCGCCAGAAATGGGGGAATTATAG